A region of the Synergistes jonesii genome:
GTTTTGTCGTAGCCGAGCTCTACGAGAAAGGGGATCGCCATGGCGCCTACGGCCGCGGTCGTCGCCGGCCCCGAGCCTGAGATCGCCCCGTAAAAGAGGCAGGTCAGTATGACGGCGCAGGGAAGACCGCCGGTAAACCCTCCGACAAAATACGCGAAGACGTTGAAGAGCTTGCGCGAAATGCCGCCCTCAGCCATGATGACGCCTGCCAGGATGAAGAGCGGCACCGCTATGATGGGCGTGGTGTCGGCTCCGGAAAAGCTGTTGGTGATGAGCTGGTTGACCGAGCTGCCCATCGTCGTTCCCAGCAGACGCGGAATCACCGTGCTCAGCACCATGCTCATCGCGATGGGCATGCCGAGGACGAGCGCAGCTGCGAAAACTATAAATATCAACGCGGACATTATTCCCTCTCCTCCCTTACGGCAGCGCCGTAATTTTTGTTATCCTGCGCGGCCAGCTCTACCTCCGCCCGCGCCTCCTTGATCGTGGCTTCGATCGTCGTTTCTCCCTTGTCTTTAAAATGACGCACGCCGTTGACGAGCGACTGCACGGTGCGGACGGCTGCCAGCGCGAAGCCGATCACCGCGCACATATACATGATCCACATCGGTATCTGCATCGCGGAAGATATTTCGCCGGTAACGTTTTTAATGTTGTCGACGACCAGCAGCGAATGGCGGAAAAAGACCGCGAAGAGGGCGAGCATGAC
Encoded here:
- a CDS encoding TRAP transporter small permease, whose product is MKVLKWLDESLEESIMVVLLVAISAVMLAQIFARYVFNSSMSWPEEFCRYCYVWSVFISLGYTIRRGSMLRVGIVMDMLPAAISNSVKILCDAVMLALFAVFFRHSLLVVDNIKNVTGEISSAMQIPMWIMYMCAVIGFALAAVRTVQSLVNGVRHFKDKGETTIEATIKEARAEVELAAQDNKNYGAAVREERE